A section of the Amblyomma americanum isolate KBUSLIRL-KWMA chromosome 2, ASM5285725v1, whole genome shotgun sequence genome encodes:
- the LOC144121733 gene encoding uncharacterized protein LOC144121733 has protein sequence MCSWFVASWLLAVSATLCAGQQQYQRGPPPLNGGYKGFQPYGSAIAGGAPQGGGAPLPQRGYLPQGFVPQQVIPPTQPRPGFVSQGFQPQGPPPSASAGVSYVPRAAPQPQYQPQYQPQHQPQPQPHQPQQQPQPQAAAQTSDKEKAEEVKLPTFQAAPLHYVSIGAKLEGDYKFGYDTGKGSDKTGSFREESRLPDGTVKGSYGFIDASGRQRIIKYTAGKDGFKAEGDIYQEGAPKDTIPEHIQQTVSASPSAPAPSAPAPAPAPAPALATANPAAQYKPPSNSGPPAGPPPQFRPPSYSEAPANAAPQFKPPAYPQFRPAPPSQLSGPSQVPVLSLVPNFSTENLAFPTFFKHLAEQRPAATSQPAPSFQGPPSPAKQPPVFGYAPYAPPSVQARAAPYVPQFASKSVPQQAARPFGGLQLPAATSQQPSYPSFAQQQGYPLPLIRPGTYPPATAARPGAPFAVAPTSAAPAKQFVPAQYLQQQQAQPKVSIANLFAQEAQRAATKPNFADFLKQFVPRPAPQQQYSPAGAPATVGAPTQRPGFSPYGPPASAAPAVQRPPVFLQQAAQLRAPSYSVQAGGQVPLYNSFRPPAQQAPSFAPRPAAVPQIPTYPIQRAGFYPQQAPAGIAGSATQTVKKDDEDIEDGSYNPDLYDHGLYDPKKYEEPYLKKKKQAASTSAPAGGFAGLPPQQVYQPAGQGAAQQGQVEEKALPLFDHSLLAYNIGTG, from the exons TTCGTGGCATCATGGCTGCTGGCTGTGTCGGCCACGCTATGCGCCGGCCAGCAGCAGTACCAGCGAGGTCCACCGCCCCTGAATGGAGGCTACAAGGGCTTCCAGCCGTACGGGTCGGCGATCGCGGGGGGCGCGCCCCAGGGCGGAGGTGCCCCTCTTCCCCAGAGGGGCTACCTGCCCCAGGGGTTCGTGCCTCAGCAGGTGATCCCACCCACCCAGCCAAGGCCGGGCTTCGTCTCCCAGGGGTTCCAGCCACAGGGACCACCGCCTTCCGCCTCGGCTGGTGTT AGCTACGTtccgagagcagcacctcagccgCAGTATCAGCCACAGTATCAGCCCCAGCaccagccgcagccgcagccccACCAGCCTCAACAGCAGCCCCAGCCTCAGGCCGCGGCGCAGACATCTGACAAGGAAAAAGCCGAAGAAGTGAAGCTGCCCACGTTCCAGGCAGCGCCCTTGCACTACGTCAGCATCGGGGCCAAGCTCGAGGGCGACTACAAGTTCGGCTACGACACCGGCAAGGGCTCGGACAAGACCGGCAGCTTCCGCGAGGAGAGCAGGCTTCCCGACGGCACGGTGAAGGGCTCCTACGGTTTCATTGACGCGTCTGGCCGCCAGAGGATCATCAAGTACACTGCTGGCAAAGATGGCTTCAAGGCGGAAGGGGATATCTACCAGGAAGGAGCACCCAAAGACACCATTCCGGAGCACATCCAGCAGACGGTGTCGGCATCCCCGTCGGCTCCGGCGCCTTCAGCGCCTGCTCCTGCACCGGCGCCGGCTCCCGCTCTCGCCACAGCAAATCCAGCTGCCCAGTACAAGCCGCCCAGCAACTCAGGGCCccccgcaggcccacctcctcaGTTCAGGCCACCCAGCTACTCAGAGGCCCCCGCCAACGCCGCTCCTCAGTTCAAGCCGCCAGCGTACCCACAGTTCAGGCCGGCTCCTCCCTCCCAGCTGTCCGGTCCTTCGCAGGTTCCCGTGCTTTCGCTCGTGCCAAACTTCTCCACTGAAAACCTCGCGTTCCCAACCTTCTTCAAACATCTCGCCGAGCAAAGACCCGCAGCTACAAGCCAGCCCGCCCCCTCTTTCCAAGGTCCTCCATCGCCAGCCAAGCAGCCCCCAGTGTTCGGCTACGCGCCTTACGCGCCACCCTCAGTTCAAGCGCGGGCGGCCCCGTACGTACCACAATTTGCGAGCAAGTCTGTACCACAGCAGGCTGCAAGGCCTTTCGGAGGTCTTCAGCTTCCGGCCGCAACGTCTCAGCAGCCAAGCTACCCATCGTTCGCGCAGCAGCAAGGCTACCCTCTGCCTCTCATCAGGCCCGGCACTTACCCACCCGCTACGGCAGCCAGACCAGGAGCGCCGTTTGCCGTCGCTCCGACTTCGGCAGCCCCCGCGAAGCAGTTCGTTCCCGCCCAGTACTTGCAACAGCAGCAAGCGCAGCCCAAGGTCAGCATAGCCAACCTGTTCGCCCAGGAGGCCCAGAGAGCAGCCACGAAACCAAACTTCGCCGACTTCCTCAAACAGTTCGTGCCACGGCCAGCGCCCCAGCAGCAGTATTCCCCTGCCGGTGCACCTGCTACCGTTGGAGCCCCAACGCAGAGACCGGGCTTTTCTCCTTACGGACCTCCCGCTTCCGCCGCTCCAGCCGTGCAGAGGCCACCTGTCTTTCTTCAGCAAGCGGCCCAACTGAGGGCTCCAAGCTACTCCGTTCAAGCCGGCGGACAGGTGCCACTCTACAACTCCTTCAGGCCTCCCGCGCAGCAAGCCCCTTCCTTCGCCCCTAGACCTGCGGCGGTGCCTCAAATTCCCACGTACCCCATCCAAAGAGCTGGATTCTACCCCCAGCAAGCGCCAGCGGGCATTGCCGGCTCTGCGACGCAGACCGTAAAGAAGGACGACGAAGACATTGAGGATGGCAGCTACAACCCGGACCTGTACGACCACGGCCTCTACGATCCCAAGAAGTATGAAGAACCATActtgaagaagaagaagcaggcTGCCAGCACGTCTGCTCCGGCCGGCGGGTTTGCGGGTCTTCCACCCCAACAGGTCTACCAGCCTGCTGGTCAAGGGGCAGCACAGCAAGGGCAAGTTGAGGAAAAGGCGCTGCCTTTGTTTGACCACTCACTCCTGGCGTACAACATCGGCACGGGCTAG